The Candidatus Defluviibacterium haderslevense DNA window TCATGACTTTCGGGCTGGCTAAAATCATAACTGTAATAAGTTTCTACATAGCCTGAAAATGTCAGAGGATTGGTTTTAGTTAATTCTTGTGCTTTTATGTTAAATAAACCTAAAGCTAAAGTGGCAAAAAGTATTTTTTTCATTTTAATTATTTTTTATGATTTTATTTTAATTGATCTAATGCAAGATTCAGTTTTAATACATTTATTTTTTCAGGACCAAATATACCAAATATAGGCTTTTCGGTATTTTGTTCGATAAGTTGTATAAGGTTTTGTTCCGTAATATTTCTGATTTTAGCTAAGCGTTTCACTTGTACATTGGCAGCAGCCAAAGAAATGTTAGGATCTAATCCACTGCCGCTTGCGGTAACTAAGTCGGAAGGAATTTCTGATTTTTTAACTTCTGGATTATGAACCAAAAAAGTATCAATTCGTGCCTGAACTTCAGCTAAATAATCTGGATTACTTGGCCCTTTATTACTTCCGCCACTTCCTGCTGCATTGTACCCGACAGCAGATGGTCGCGAATAGAAATATTTGACATCAGTAAAAGACTGTCCAATATTGGTATAATAGGTTTTACCATTCTGAGTTATGATTTGACCTTTACCCTTATTTGTTGTAAATTGTGCTATACCATAAACTGCAAGTGTATAGATACCCATAAAGAACACCAGACATACTAGTGTTAGTTTTATTGCTGGAAATATATTTGTTTTCATTAGATTTTTTTTTATATAAATATTGAAACAAGTAGATCAATTAATTTGATGCCAATAAATGGAATAATCACACCGCCTAAACCATAAATGAATAGGTTTCTGCGAAGTAACGCACTAGCACCAATGGGTTTGTAAGCAACTCCTTTTAGAGCTAACGGAATGAGCAT harbors:
- a CDS encoding K(+)-transporting ATPase subunit C, whose translation is MKTNIFPAIKLTLVCLVFFMGIYTLAVYGIAQFTTNKGKGQIITQNGKTYYTNIGQSFTDVKYFYSRPSAVGYNAAGSGGSNKGPSNPDYLAEVQARIDTFLVHNPEVKKSEIPSDLVTASGSGLDPNISLAAANVQVKRLAKIRNITEQNLIQLIEQNTEKPIFGIFGPEKINVLKLNLALDQLK